TCCTTCGTAGTCACGCTTGTTGAAGAGAATGTCAAAGGCCTCGAGCACTAGCGCCTTGTTTTCTTCCGGGGTTGTTGGTGGCATCGTGTGGCTCCTGTACTTCGCTCTGCTGTTACCTGAAGCTGTCAGATTGGTACCTGTATAGCCGTGTAGAGCGTCTTGTAAACAAGGTCGGATCCTGATGTCCCAGTCCCTTCGCGAAGGGATCGAAGCCAGGACGAACTGGTAGTGAACTCGAATGAGCAGGTTGGCCAGCGCCTCTGGTCCCTCCGACGATCGCCGAATAAATGAGTGTGCGCTGTATATTGCACCCGACTACAGCTTGGAACCGCCATCGACCCTCACGGTATCTCCAGTGATCCAGCGGGCCTCGTCCGAGGCAAGAAACGCTATGACACCGGCGATGTCTTCTGGTTCGGCTACACGCTTAAGCGCTTGCATGTTCATGGCATAGTCGCGGCCCTGGTCCGTTTTTGCAAACTCAGACATGTCCGTTGCGACGATCCCGGGGGCGACGGCATTCACCCGGATGCCACGAGGTCCGAGTTCGTATGCAAAGTGCTTGACCATCGTGTCGAGGGCTCCCTTCGTCATGGAATACGCGGAGAGACCGTCAACGGCAGCGTGAGCGGCAAGCGAAGATGTAACGACTATACTGCTACCGTTCGCCAGGAGCGGCAGAAGTTGTTGAACCAGGAAGAACGGTGCACGGACGTTTATGGCAAATAGTTCGTCAAACTCCTCGATGGTCGTTTTGTCGATCGTTCCTGGTCTGGAAATACCCGCATTGGCAACGAGGATGTCGAGACGATCACCGAGGATGCTGCGAACATCAGCTGCGAGTAGACTTGGCCCCTGGGGATGGGTCATGTCGCCAGCAACTGCCTGACCGTGGCCTCCGTCTGCCTTGATTTGAGCAACGACGGCTTCAGCTTCCTTCGCGCCTCGTCCGTAATGAACGAGCACATTTGCGCCGGCCTTCGCGATGGCCAAGGCACTCGCGCGCCCGATGCCTCGGGAAGCCCCTGTTACAAGTGCAGTTTTTCCAGATAGATCGTTCATTGCAGATCTCCTATAGATCTCAAAGCGGTTAGAGGGAGGCGCGACCTCACAGGGTATTGGAGCAGCTAGAGCTTCTAGCGCTGGACGAGACTGGTCTGGCCGAGGTGATAGGACAGGTGATTCGTGCGTGTAAGCAAAATCGATAGCTTGTTGCGAAGAGGATCCTTGGCATAGTCCTCGTCTTTTACAGATGTGTGCTTTTCCAACCACTCATCCGGCGACAGGCGGGTGATTCCCGCACTCAACTGGTCGCTCACAAGCTTCCAGGCTTTACGAACCTCTTCTACAGGCGGCAGACCGCTAGCTCCGTCGGCGGAGGTAAGAAACACTTCATCAAACGCTGGCGCAATCCGCTCTCCTACGCCGAGAAGGACGCTCATGCGATCGTGCATTGCGGTCAGGTGGCCCCAAAGATAAATCAAGCGGTTGCGATCAGGAGCTACGCGGTACTGCAGTTCCTCTTCGCGGAGGCTGTTGAAGAACTTGTCGGCTCTCTCCAAAGTTCCTTTCCATACGCCCACTGCATTTGCTACAAATACGGAGTCGGTTGCCATGATGCAGATCCTTTCCTGATCGTGTGGTGTCTTCCACTTGAGGCCAGCCTCGAACGAGCTAAATGTTCCCTACTGCATTTCACAAACCGCGTTATGCTGCAGTCTTACCGCCATCAACCGCGAAGGTGGCGCCTGTGATGAATGAAGCTTGGTCGGACGAGAGGAACACAATTGTGTCCGCGATTTCTTCAGGATGACCGACGCGCTTGAGCGGAACCGTCGCAGCCAGACCAGCCTTGATCTCTTCCGTGCCCGTAAACCGACTCAACATACCCGTATCGATCGGTCCCGGCGCAACCGCATTCACCCGTATCCCAGAAGCGGCAACTTCCAGCGCAGCTGACTTTGTTAGGCCCTCTACTGCGTGCTTGCTTGCAGAGTAGACGGACGCATACGCCGCACCTGTCTTGCCGTAGCTGGACGAGATGTTCACAATGCTGCCCTTTTTTACGGCCTGCATCGCACGGATCTCGTGCTTCATGCTCAACAGTGTGCCTAGCACGTTCGTCTCAAACGTTGCGTGAAAGGTTTCAGCAGTCTGGTCCACGACTAACCCAGGCTGACCTTCTGTCCCGGCATTATTGACAGCAATGTCTAGGTGACCGAACCGTTGCACCGTTTGGTCGACTAGGTTACGAACGTCGTCTTCACGCCGAACATCCGCTTTGATGTATTCAGCCTCAACGCCGAGAGCACGCAACTCCGTCACCAACTTGTTTCCCGCATCATCTGTGCGTCCTGAGACGATGAGGTTTGCACCTTGCTTCGCAAAGGCAATCGCAGTCGCACGTCCAATGCCTGTAAGCGCGCCTGTGATGAGAACGATTCTGCTTGACATAACTTTCTCCTTTTCATGCGTTCGTTCGCTTGATCTCCGAGCTGCAGATACGGTACATACCGTATCTATTTACGTAGGATAGGATATGAGTTGTCTCGTTAAAGATTCAGAGAGTTGAGAAGTATGGGCAACGATGCCGGACGCGATCAGACAGCTCCTCCGAAAGGAGGCAGGCCGAGGAGCGTAAAGCTTCATCGTGCGATCCTCAAGGCGGCAGTCGACCTGGTGCTCAGCACTGGTTTCCGGTGCTTGAGCATCGACGCGATTGCTGCAAAGGCTGCTGTCGGTCGTATGACTGTGTACAGACGGTGGCCGAATAAGGCAGCCATCATCATGGACGCGTTCGTTGAAAGAGTGGACCCGGGAACTTTGTTCACTCCCTCTGTCTCGTTTACAGAAAGCATCCGCCTTCAAATGAGGACTATGGCCAAAGCTTTCCGCGGTAAAGATGGGGCGCTTATTCGCGCTCTCCTCGCGGAAGCGCAGTTTGATCCCGAGCTGGCGAAAGCTCTGCATGATCGCTGGACGATGCCTAGAAGGAAGATGGCAGTGGAGTACTTTCGCAGGGGTATGGAGCAAGGACTGATCCGAGCAGATATTGACCCCGACGCAATGATTGACCTGCTTTATGCGCCGCTTTACTATAGACTGCAGATGGGAACCGGACCTCTGTCTGACGCATATGTCGATGAAATCTTTGAGCATGGAATGCAAGGTCTCCTTCCCAATCGGGGTGCTCGATCATGACGCACTCATTGATCCTTCGCTGAGCTGGTCATCAACAGGCCCAACTGGACATCCGAACCACATCACAGAAGTTTCTCGGCCGGAACGCACTTTCTTTGTCCGCCATAACGTCTGCCGTCACATTTCCAAACGTGATCTGGGGTTTACGCTTGATGCCTTCGTAGAAGGCCTCGATAATGTCCTCTTTGAAGGACGGCGAACGAGGAAACGCCTTCACGACGCCTGAGCGACTCTCGATGCTGTAGTCGGCATAGTCAACCCCAAGAACATCCATCTCAACCCCGGCACTGGTAAGCGCGACCACGGGACTCATATACCGGGGAATTTCAGGCGTTGTGTGGAGTGCAATCGCTGTCCAGACCTCGTGTGCGGCCTGTTCACCGATCCCCCGTTGGTGGAGAAACTCCACCGCCGCATTTGCCCCGTCGACCTCAAATCGATTCTGCATGCTACTATGAGCCCGGGTCAGCCCAAGATCATGGAACATTGCGCCTACGTAGAGCAATTCGGGGTCGAATACCATCCCCTTCCGCGCACCCATCAGGGCCCCGAAGCAATAAACTCTGCTTGAGTGGTTGAACAACAACTCACTCTCTGTGTCCCGGACGAACTCTGTGACCTCTCGGACCAGAGAACTGTATGGCAAGCTGATTCCGCCTTGCCAAGCTAATGTTTCCGTAATGACGCTAGCGCTCATTGTGCCCATCCCGTCTGACTTCGCCCTGCCGTAGTCACGACTGTAGGTTCGATCGTCGTCGGCTGAAAGACCAATTGAAGCCAGGTTGATCTAGCCCTTTCGGGCTGCAGCGCACTTTACTGTTACGGGCTGCAGCAACAATCGCCAACGTTTCCCAGAGGTGATCTCGCAGGAC
This genomic stretch from Granulicella arctica harbors:
- a CDS encoding SDR family NAD(P)-dependent oxidoreductase encodes the protein MNDLSGKTALVTGASRGIGRASALAIAKAGANVLVHYGRGAKEAEAVVAQIKADGGHGQAVAGDMTHPQGPSLLAADVRSILGDRLDILVANAGISRPGTIDKTTIEEFDELFAINVRAPFFLVQQLLPLLANGSSIVVTSSLAAHAAVDGLSAYSMTKGALDTMVKHFAYELGPRGIRVNAVAPGIVATDMSEFAKTDQGRDYAMNMQALKRVAEPEDIAGVIAFLASDEARWITGDTVRVDGGSKL
- a CDS encoding DinB family protein — its product is MATDSVFVANAVGVWKGTLERADKFFNSLREEELQYRVAPDRNRLIYLWGHLTAMHDRMSVLLGVGERIAPAFDEVFLTSADGASGLPPVEEVRKAWKLVSDQLSAGITRLSPDEWLEKHTSVKDEDYAKDPLRNKLSILLTRTNHLSYHLGQTSLVQR
- a CDS encoding SDR family NAD(P)-dependent oxidoreductase; this encodes MSSRIVLITGALTGIGRATAIAFAKQGANLIVSGRTDDAGNKLVTELRALGVEAEYIKADVRREDDVRNLVDQTVQRFGHLDIAVNNAGTEGQPGLVVDQTAETFHATFETNVLGTLLSMKHEIRAMQAVKKGSIVNISSSYGKTGAAYASVYSASKHAVEGLTKSAALEVAASGIRVNAVAPGPIDTGMLSRFTGTEEIKAGLAATVPLKRVGHPEEIADTIVFLSSDQASFITGATFAVDGGKTAA
- a CDS encoding TetR/AcrR family transcriptional regulator — protein: MGNDAGRDQTAPPKGGRPRSVKLHRAILKAAVDLVLSTGFRCLSIDAIAAKAAVGRMTVYRRWPNKAAIIMDAFVERVDPGTLFTPSVSFTESIRLQMRTMAKAFRGKDGALIRALLAEAQFDPELAKALHDRWTMPRRKMAVEYFRRGMEQGLIRADIDPDAMIDLLYAPLYYRLQMGTGPLSDAYVDEIFEHGMQGLLPNRGARS
- a CDS encoding HD domain-containing protein, which encodes MGTMSASVITETLAWQGGISLPYSSLVREVTEFVRDTESELLFNHSSRVYCFGALMGARKGMVFDPELLYVGAMFHDLGLTRAHSSMQNRFEVDGANAAVEFLHQRGIGEQAAHEVWTAIALHTTPEIPRYMSPVVALTSAGVEMDVLGVDYADYSIESRSGVVKAFPRSPSFKEDIIEAFYEGIKRKPQITFGNVTADVMADKESAFRPRNFCDVVRMSSWAC